GAAATTTCaaacagaaaaataattagaactAAAAACTAATCATTTTAGACCATAACTATTGGTCCTTCGAGTAACTACATAATAGAGGAGTAGACGCTGccttaaatggaaaaaaaaatgattttttgaattggtatatAACTGTAAGATATTGAAccacaagaaaaaattatcatgcaaCTAGCTGCCTCCTCATCAAATAATGTCTAATCTATCAAACATTTGAAACAAAGGACTTGTCAGTATGCCCATGACAGAAGAAATACAACACTAACCACCCAAAGAAGAGTCCTTGGCTTTCGAGTGGTTATATTGTCTGTAACCAGCTTAAATCCTTGATGTGCATCAACTATCTCTACAATGGTCATTGCACCAAGCAGGAAAAATACTATTTCACTGACTTCTGCAGAAGCATGTGTCAGCTCTGAAACAGCTATATCAGGTGAAGGAGCCTGCAcaagattataattataaatatttaatgaagAAGGCATGcatttcagataaaaaaaggaACTTAAATAtagaatctaattaaaaaaggaaCTTAAATATAGAAGCAAAATCAGTTTGGGTAAATAAGCAAAGAGTATAAATCTTACCCCAATGCTTCTTATTACCCATAAACTCACAGCCATCAATAATCCCACTCCACTTTTATTGAAGGCTAGAGACTCTTCAAAGATAATGCCTGCATATCCTATTCCAAAAAGCAATGCCATAGCAAGATCCTGTCTCAGCAAAATCATCAAGTAAACTACTAGCTTACCATTTTCATATAACCTTTCATAATATGTCTGGATGCaaatgttgataattttttatttaattaaaaaacctgTACACAAGATAAAGATAAACCTGATTGGCAGCCACCCATGAATGGTTGATTGCCACCGCCCCTGTTCCAGCTGCAGCAAAAATTGCAAGAGCTTTCACCAAATCAGTTTTTGGCTGGTAGTTGGCTTCAAAATCTCGGGAGCTTGTTTCATCAAGTGAGCACAAAGGGTCACATGATCCAGATATTTGTTCCAGCTCCTGATTACATGCTAAAGGGTCAATAACAAGCCTGACCGTTAGCATTGAATGTGAAAAGATACCGATAAGTTATAACAGCGTTTTCAATAAGTTATAACAGCGttttcaataacaaaaacaatattgattcttgtgttacaaaaaaaatagatccaAAGCAACAAATTAGACTACATTCAATATTTCAAGTACAAGTAAAGCCCATTGAACATTTTCAATAAACTTTCCACTTGCCTAGCCACGAAGAAAGAGAAATCTGCAGACCGCATCTACCTTTAAAGATATAAGCTAAAACGAGACCATTCATTATCCATTGCAAAATTCATTGTACGCGACAAAATTAACATATGACGATAGCACTTCCCAGTAATAATGGCAGTCCCATATTAATAGATTAAACAAACACATTCATAAGAAATGCAAAACCTGGgcggaaaaaaattataaatttcgtTTTCCAGTAATCCGAGAGCACTTCATTCACACAAAACCAAATTCACATACATAATATGCCAAAACCTAAAATTCCAATCCACCAGCTAGCAAAACAAGTAAAAGGGCCCTCATAAAAACTGAGACTTTAACGaaaatgaaacataaaaaagaacctGAAGCTGTTTATCGATGTTGAGCTGTTGACCTTGTTGCTCATTTGAAGGATAAGAAGGTGGAGGTGATGATGACGACCCTTTAGCCTTGTCTTCAGCTCTAGCAAGTAGTTCATTACCAAGAGTTCTTGAACCTCTTAATTTACACAAAGATGAACCAAGACAAGACTTATAAGGTAGTGACGATAGATGGGTGGAAGATAGAGAATGGAATGATTGTTTCTTGAATCGGTTTGTTATGTGTAAGTGGTGTGTCCCATTTGAGAAGGATGCCATTAAAGCTATATACTTTGAACAAGATTTTGACGATTGGGGAAGGGAAGAGGTTGTGTTTGGTTCAGTGCAAAGCTAATGATTACCCGTTACATCGAGGGGAGAGAttttgagctgtttttttttagataatatggAAACGAAATGGCTTGTTGACAGGATTCCATCACGGGAGTGGAAAATCCAATGAGGAGACATGCTGATACAACGACTTGTCggtatttggattttttttttcgttgcaAGTGATTTTATTGTCCACAAGGAAAGGGCTTGTTTGgatttaaatcatatttattttctgaaaagtaatttttagaaaattattttctaaactttcttgtgtttatttgttattaaaaaagttggtcaatgaaaaatactttccggtcaacagaaaacactttccagttaaagaaaaatttggtttggtttccaggaaaatgttttcccttttggctgtgtttgttttctggaaagtggttttcagaaaatcattttccaaactttcctgtatttgtttgccattagaaaatttggtcaacggaaaacacttttcagtcaaaggaaaatttggcttggttttcaggaaagtgttttcctggaaaatttgggcgaaaaacactttccggaagttgtgaaaaatctagaaatgtcattatttgctgattatatcaaatttgatcctcaaacttttgattgtcatatataatttgttttgaatatttatttttcaatttcatctcttaaaatttaatttttatattaactttgttctttatttttataattgctatttgttttttccttatcattttttttattgaaattttttatctatcaaatttgatcctcattattttaattgttacttattttatttgaaataatttatgaaatttttattattattattttaatttcttcatctttcattttttttaattttttagatttgatctctattattttgattattatttattttatttgagataatctatgaaattatattttttttcaatttcattctcattcaactttttaatttgtaagatttattcctcattattttaataaacttgagaaaaataaaacattaataagttattttccagctcattttccatgacataaccaaacattagaaagtgttttccaacttatttttcattacactaccaaacatcgaaaaatacttttccggaattcactttccccggaattcatttttcaaaaggaaactactttccaacaaacaaatgGGGCCTTTTGTTATGTCATATTAATTCCATTCTATatactttgaatttgaattcatGTTAAATTATCTTTTCGTTTCTAGTTTGATAtgcttaaaatttttatattcacCTTATAACACAATTTTTACAAGTTTTGTTGATAACGTGGTGTTTgttattatgataataattgtttttcaaagtattttttactttgaaatatatcaaaataatattttttattttttaaaatttatttttgacatagtatattaaaacaatataaaaaataatttttaaaaaataaaaaaatttaaatttcaatatagAATGAGGTTTGGACCGTGTTAATAAATGCCTCATAAATCCCAAAAAGCTAAATGGTGTGGGGTTTTCATTGTAACTCTAGACATAAATTAGTATGAATTGCGACAATGAAATTTACTTGAGTATGGTGTGTAATTAAGAGGACCATAAGGAGCGATTTAGTGTTGTCATGTTGTCTTTTCTATTGTTTATTCAAAGAGCTACTGGCACGTGTTCCACACGCCCCCAACAAATAGACGGCGCCCGCTCCATTAAAGAGGCGTGTGAAACTCCTTCTGGTGGTTAAATTTGGTCATTCGTCGTCAAGATAGATGTGCAAATGTGCTCTCTTCCACATGATGCGGCACGTGTAAATATATTATGGTTGGATTGACGTTAGTGAttgattgtttgtgttttttcttttctttgtctctTCTGACAACTAAAATGCATATTTATTCTCTGTTTGTTTGGGTCTGGCATAGTTGCCAAACCCAAATCTATAAAGTATGACTTGGCCGCCAGACCTAAgagcttataaaaaataaaataaaaaaaattaattaagatttctgtttaggatatagtttaaatttttttttataaaaaataaaaaaaatttataaaaaaaattaattagaatttatgtttaggatatttcaaggatagtttaatttttttatataaaaaatagcaaaaatattttaaaaagttaattaggatttatgttaatgatactttaaggataatttaaatattttttataaaaaaataaaaaaaattaattagaatttttgtttatgatactttaaggataattaatttttatatatataaaaaataaacaaaaactataaaaacaattattaaaaatacttcaaggataaatgatatatttttttataaaaaattaactaaagaTGACCATTAAATCCAAGTCTGTTAGGTCTATATCATTGTTaggctaaaaaaatttaaaatattcactaatatttttaatatttttttaaaaaaatattgatagcGGGAGAATATACTATTACACTGGCAAACAGTGTCATTCTTCCATGAGAATGAGTAACTAGAATATGAGAACTATACAAAGACGACATGCCGTTAAATTCTACAACGACAAACTTTGTCAATCCATGTTACACGTCTCACAAATATGTCTGGTCATCTTCAACCGCCACTAAAAGTTAAAGAGCAGGATAGCAGATTACTACAGTAAGGTAGTGTGGCGCGCTTCACAAATTTTCTCCTTCTCAAAATCACCATACCATGGCAGCACTAGCTCAAGTCTCtgcttctctctccctctccattCACGGTACACTCTCCTTTCTCTGTGCTAGTCTTCAAGTTTTTATGTTGTATGAAACTTAATGTACTTTGTGAAATGTTGATGTTGCAGATGTTAGTGCTGTTAGGCCATCAAGAACCCGCCTTCCCATTTCTCGATTACCCACTTCTAGTCTTGCACGAAATGGGACTGCTTTCGCTACTGGGTCTCCACTCTGTAAGGATTTCATTCGTTTCATGTCTCTTGTCATCAATTACTTGCTTTGCATTTGTTCCTTAATTTGCACCCTATTTTAGCTAGCTGTGTGTTCAAAGTTCCAGTCTTCTATCTTCATCATTTAGTATAAAAGgcagcatttttttatttatttttattgatgtccATCGCAGTGAGTACAAAatgggttttaaatttaattgggcaagagattgaaaaaaaagaaaaaagaaagttaaagagTACTTATGGAAGCACACCTGGTGTTGTTGGTTTAGATTCACAGCTTTGTGGGAATTAACAGCCAGGTAGAGTTATCATTGTCTTGTGTTTGTGACCGAGTCAAGAAATTGGTGCTTTCTTGATGTATTGCTTCTACCTGTATGTTCAAGATAATCTGAAATAATTCACCCAGTCAGCGAAATTATCCTGACATCCACAAGATGTGAGCTTTGAGCTTTAAATTTGAACGAACCTCAGTAGATGCAATGAGGTTTTTGTTGTGTTATTAAGGGTGGATGCGAAGTTAGTGGCTGTCTGAATTTAAATCGTAATGTGGTCTGTTTTTGCCATTTttcttgttgtgttttttttgccaAGAAGTCGTTCCGCAAGAGtagtttttaacttttaatcgAACTGCTGAATGTACCTATGCAGTTCCAAATGTTCCTTTCTTATCCTTTATCTTATTGGCAACCAAAGAAACTTTAAAAGTGTAGGGAACTAATACTCAATTTCTATTTTAGTGATATCAAGAACTTCTCGTCAGAAAAAGGCTGCAGGGAGAGCAACATTTGTTTCTGTAAGATGTGAGAAAAGTACCCAGGAGGGCAGCGGTGTGGATGTATGGATTGGACGGCTTGCAATGATTGGCTTTGCTGGGGTCGTTAGTGTTGAAATAGCTACAGGAAAGGGACTTTTGGAGGTATGACATGTATTAATTATGAGTTTCAATGTCTCGAAAAACATAGGGCTTactatcatttttaaaaagcattcaGTCCTCCTGTCAATAATTCATTATACAACACAGTATTAATACACTGTAATATGTAAGACTTCAAAACTTCTGACATGCAGCTTGTACTAAATTGTGATTGCCTATACTATATGATAATGATTCTACTTTGTTGATTAGACTatcaaactttgaaataaaatgtatttAGTGTTCCCTAATGGTATCCAATACTACTATTGCTCAAAACCAAGGAAATAACTTCCTTTTGTGATCATGAAAGTTAAGTTAAAACACTGGCAGACTCTTCAGCAATGATGACCACATTCCACACTGCAACTAGTAATTATGAATTGATTCCCATGTAATGGAGCTTGGCTTTATCTTAGAGGTTTAGGCACTTGAGCCAAGAAAGTGCTTGATGCTACGTATGACTGATTGCAGTTATCAATTTTGGAGCCCATTTATTCAAGcgtgatttaattattgatggaaTAATTGGTAATCGTGAACAATTGCTTATCAAATCCATGTCCATTTTGCTTTTGCAGAATTTTGGACTCACAGCCCCCTTGCCTACGGTGGCCTTGGCAGTAACAGGATTGATGGGTGTTTTGACAGCTGTGTTTATCTTCCAATCGGCCTCTGAGAATTGATTACACTTGGGTTGTGTTTTGTGTTTGTAAAGCTTGTGATTCTGAAGATATTGGTGTTACACTTTTTGTTCATTGGTTCCAATGTtgaatatttgaaaatgtaAAAGTCATGTCAATCTTTATTCGTTCAAAGCATTTTCATCCGAGATATTAcgttgtttttacttttaagttgaaaataaaCTGGCTGGATATTATTTGATGGTATCAGATCAGCTTCCATACAAGGGATATCTTGGACTGACCGAGTTACAAGGacaattatatgataataaacgTTTTTTACTTAAAGAAGCGCTGTTCCCAATGCTTATCAAAGGCTCTTTTATTCTATTCTTGTCCGCTGCAAACAGATGTGAATATGTGTCTTTATAAAGCTCAGACATATTCTGTTCGGCATCCAGATGACAAGGAAATAGAATCTGAACCACCTCCACTCATCTCATATGGTTATTTCCTATGAAATGGCAGCAGCTACAGATAGAAGAGCAACAAAGCAAATGAACTCCATTCCTTACTTCTTCAGAATTTATTCGTTTTGCCTTTTTCATGCAAAATCCCTTGCCAGCTATTTACATAAGCATAAAAGATCTCTCCTGCTATATTCTTTACTCTTCCATAAGTGCTTTTCATATTTCATCATATACTGTTCCATGCATCTTCTATCATCATTGGAAGATCTCTTCCTCGGTGCAACAATTAAGCACTACTTTTTTCTACCTCGATACATCTGTGTTTCTTAGGTTTTAACAAACTTTAGTATGGGCGCAACCATATCCCGACTTGCAAGAAGATTCCTTCCGAAGACTGAAATTAGGATTCTCATGGTGGGGCTTGATGCATCTGGGAAAACAACCATTCTGTACAAACTAAAGCTGGGAGAAATTGTTCTTACAGTACCTACAATTGGTATCTACCCCTATAAACTCTCCCCTTTCCATGATGAAACTGGCTTGGATCTATCTTTCAATGGGTGTTTAATTCAATATCTTTCTTGGCTATCTCTCACAGTTGTCTATCCCTTCAAATGCTGCATATGCCTAGGCCGACCATAAGACTTGTGCTCCCAGCCAGAAAATCCAACTGTTGATAATCTGCTCGTAATGCTGCCGGAAGCATAGTAGTATATACTAGATAGACAGCACATGTTAGAAAACAGTATCCCCTTTGTTTAATACTTTAATCAGCTTTTCAAAACAACTTATTCTGCTGCTCATGTTTCATTTATTCCTCGGACTTCCAACAAAATATAGCAGTGTTTTGAGGATCTTCTGTTGGCAGCTGCTTCTTTGTTTGACAGAATGATTCATTTTCTGATCTCTTGATGTATAGTATGGTTTTCACTTTTGAGTTTGCTTAGTTTGTTTAGCATACCTATTTGCCTTGATTTGCTTTGGCACAGGTTTTAATGTGGAGACGGTGGTGTACAAAAATATAAGTTTCACCGTATGGGATGTAGGAGGACAACAAAAGGTACAAGCTTAGtgctattttattaattaaagaagaGAGTTTGCTGAATGTTTTTTTGCATCAACTATAGTCTTTTTTGAATGATTTGCTGCAAAACAGATTCGGCCTCTATGGAGATACTACTTTCAGAATTCCCACGGACTCATCTTTGTTGTGGACAGCAATGATAGGGGGAGAATTTCAGAAGCTCGCAATGAGCTACATCGCATTTTATCTGATGTTAGTAATATCCATCTATCAAAAATTAAAGTTCCTTTTCTTGGGTGTTAGAAACTCCCAATTTTGAGAGGCAACGAAAGgataattgagaaaataaaaggagaagaatGAACTAAAGATCCTGATTCTTAGAAATCCAGATGATTTTCATTTCCTATATATGCAACTCCTTTTCTATGAGATTCTTCATATGCTGTGTAGTCTCGTTCAATCTAAACGAGCGTGCACATTTTCTATTCATTTTGCAGATCGAACTAAAGGATGCCATCCTGCTTGTCTTTGCCAACAAGCAGGATGTTCCGAATGCTATGTCTGTTTCTGAGGTTGCTGATAAGCTTGGACTACCTGCTCTTAAACAGCGTCGCTGGCAAGTCAATGTGTCCTGTTCTTAGATTGGAGCTTGtctccttttctcatttcactcatttcTCCTTTGTCGTAGCATGCGTGCCAACAATTGCTCAGCTTGACAGGTGGTAATTTGGATTACTTTCTGCAGGTACATTCAAAGCTCTTCTGCCACTTCAGGACGTGGATTATACGAAGGTCTGGACTGGCTATCTAACTATATCTCTAACAAGGCAGCATAACATTAGAAATCATTCCCGATTTCTGCAGGAAAACTGAAGGGACGTTTAAGGTTGCAGCATCATCTTCCTTGCCAAATCGGCTAGATCAGAATTATTGCACGTTCAGAGGGCGCTCAACATGAATCTTGTAACATCCCCACCTATTTTGAGTTGCAATTTCAGAATCTCCTGTTTTTGACTCATCAGTTACAAAAGGAAGAGATGGCAGGAGAATCTATCAAGTACATTAGAACCTTCTCGTGCACATTGTACATGTTCTGTTTTAGTGTAGTATCGCTGTAAAGAGCCACTGTGAAGCAGTATTCCCACAGAATGTATTTAGCTCGGTGCCCTAAATATGACCATTGTGAATGTAATAGGTCCAAAAATAGAAATGGAAGCCAGTGAGGAATATGATTGACCattcaattttcattaaaatctgAATGCTCGGATGCATTTGTGTCATCGTTGCACTTCCAGCTGGAAAGTAATTATTCAGGGCATAATGCAGAAGGCTACAACAAAAGGAAATGCATCCACAAATTACAAATTGTTAAGTTAAATGAGTTCAGAAATGGAGGTTCAATCCAGAGAGGGAGCATCCTATAGGACTGACCACTTGATTACAAGTTTCAACACAGTTAAACATGCAAGGGCAGCGATAACCAAAAATTTTGAGAGAAGGAATTTTCAGGATATGATATGGACATGACGACTcatcaaaatagaaaatcagAAATCCATAGACTGAGGTGTAGTTAAGGATTTCGACTTTTTCCCCTTTACTTTCTTCCCTCCATTTttgttcatctttttctttggcTTCTCCTCCGCAACAGGTTGTGTGCTCAGTAAGTGTTGATGAATGGATCCGAGGGGGTCTGCCTGGAAAGCCGGATGGTTAAGAACCATACTTAATTGTTTCCCTTCCTTCAATCTGATAGGAGAAAACCAGTTATCACACAGCTCAGATTCAATAAAGATAAcgtaaaggaaaagaagaacatCTCTATGAGATAACAAACAAGGAAATGAAGCACACACATTAGTTTTTGCCTtgatttagaattcaatttaaACTCGGCAGTGGGTTTTGATTGCTGAGGAGACTTCAACTCAGGGAGGAATTCTGTGAGGGTAGAGAGGTCATatgctttcaatttcttttgtcGGCTCCGAAGCTTTTTCTTCTGAATGAACAGGAATTGTTTGTTTAGTTCATGATATAATAAGGCAGAAACTAATAAGATCccaacaataaaaatgaaagaagaacaTTCCATAGTGAGGCATGGACACCAAGAGCCTATAAAAACTCCAATTGACATTTGCAGAAACATAGGTTTTCAATGTTGACTAATTTGCAAAGCCGCAAACACTAGATCAAGTTATATACATTCCATTCAGTGCTCAAGAataaaaacccaattaaaacaaGCACAAACATTTATCAAACCTCTCAAGTTATCATAAGTAGTAGTCCTCGATGAAAATAAGAGATCTAGAGACTGCCCCatcatttaaaaacatcaaaaggaCATAATtgcaactaataaaaaaacgcACATGAAGAATCTTCTTCAGAACTCAAACAACTGAAACATTCCACTGATAAGCCATCTGAAACTATGTAATAGAGATACCGTGGTTATATAGAAGACTTCTGAGTATAATTTCTACGAATTCGGCAATTTACGCAAGCATCAGAAGCACAATCTAGACCCGTGTAAATCCCATTATAACCGGGAAAAAACTATACTATTCTGAGACAACTAAAGTGAAAACTACAATCGGTTACCTTAGTAATAGATTTTTGAGCAGTCAAAACAGCAACTGCATCTCTGACCTCTGCATTGAAAAGCAAATACAAGAAATATAATAGAGGATAGAGCtaggaaaaagaagaggaaccattagttaattaaaaaggaaaaaagagaattaACACTCACTGCTATAGAACTGAACCTTCTTCTCGAATTTACGGTCCGCTTTAGACGCAGCATCTTGTCtgcaaacataaaataaaaaaaaatcaaaagaacaacagtcattaataaaaaagaagaagaagaagaagggaaattACGCACCTTGACTTTCCCATGACTGAAGGTTCGAAGTTACAATTCGAGAGTTGTTAAAGATATTATAAAGAACGCTAGAGAAAATTAATGTCTGGAAGCAAATTAAAGTTGTCTAGGGTTTTATCAGTTTAGCAGAAGATAAATATAACTAAGGAACACAAGTTGCCGAGTCTCTGAGACAGAAAACTAAACTAAAACCCAGAGAGGATGAGGCAAGTTAGTAGCCTCGGACCCGTGAGAATTGCGCCCGAATTACGTGATACGGGTTGTATGGTCATCAAAGGCCCATTAGGTTTATGGGCTGATTATTAGGTTTAGTTTTAAGAGTTATGGATCAGGTAGATAGATATCTGGGCCCTTTCAACCCAAGATCGCAACTCCAATTTCTCTCTGGAATTTTTAACGCCTTCATCGGATTATTTTGCCATTTccagctcctttttttttttctctctctaaggtATTCCAGATTATTGCGCATGACTAATTCCTCAAGGTtctatcatatattaaaatagaaatctttcccaaatttttttattgaatctacaaaaacttaaattagcTTAAATGAGCAGAGCCTCTTCCACTTATGCCACATCAACTTAATTGTATTtgttaactataactaaaattgATCAATATTTCACGATAGCATGGGCTACTGTTCACTGTAAGTGAATTTATTGTGAATTTCATTGTTCTGTTATTTTTGTACTGTAGAGCGGGTACTGTGCACTGTGAGTACTTTCATTGTAGGTTGCACTGTTTGGTGGGGGCATTTGTGAGGCTGCGGACACCTGGCGCTCGGTCTGCCCAACCTTGGGCACTAGGGTTGCTTGCCTGGGTGCTAGCACCCCAGCGTATACATGGCGCCCGGGCGTCGCTGGGAGGGAGCCATGCCCGCGCCCCACTTGGGGACACTTGGCGCTTGAGTCATGACACTGGACCCAAGGGTTTGGGTCCGGCGTCAGGACCCATGATCAATGAGTATTGCGTCAGGACCCAATTCTATTGGATCCTTCATCAAAACCCAAGGTTCCTGAATCTTaggattttaaatattattatttgttttataaatattattatttttattataattaatattattaatattattaataaaataattaataattttgagagaaaatattattattattaatattgaaaacatattattatttatattataaatttttatgatatttttttataaaaataaaaaatgagccTGCGACgcagtattattaaaaatattcaacaattctaagtattaatataaaaaatattataatttgcgttgtaaatattttttttataatacaaagtattcatataaaaaatattattatttttgttctaaatattattatttttcttataattcaacatattcatataaaagatattattatttgtgttataatattattatttttataataattcaaagttttaatataaaaaattattattgtttgtgttttaaatattcttagaattaaaaatattattatttgtgttatgaatattattatttttactataatcaaaattattaatattaaaaatattatcttttgtgttataaatattattatttttataataattaatattattaataaaataattactaaattagaaaaaaaacattattcttaatattgaaaaacaaccatagatttgatttgaaaggtaaaattaaaaattaatattattattatcatcattaataaattttaa
This region of Populus trichocarpa isolate Nisqually-1 chromosome 9, P.trichocarpa_v4.1, whole genome shotgun sequence genomic DNA includes:
- the LOC7490060 gene encoding ADP-ribosylation factor 2, which encodes MAALAQVSASLSLSIHDVSAVRPSRTRLPISRLPTSSLARNGTAFATGSPLLISRTSRQKKAAGRATFVSVRCEKSTQEGSGVDVWIGRLAMIGFAGVVSVEIATGKGLLENFGLTAPLPTVALAVTGLMGVLTAVFIFQSASENVLTNFSMGATISRLARRFLPKTEIRILMVGLDASGKTTILYKLKLGEIVLTVPTIGFNVETVVYKNISFTVWDVGGQQKIRPLWRYYFQNSHGLIFVVDSNDRGRISEARNELHRILSDIELKDAILLVFANKQDVPNAMSVSEVADKLGLPALKQRRWYIQSSSATSGRGLYEGLDWLSNYISNKAA
- the LOC7490059 gene encoding uncharacterized protein LOC7490059, with the translated sequence MGKSRQDAASKADRKFEKKVQFYSKVRDAVAVLTAQKSITKKKKLRSRQKKLKAYDLSTLTEFLPELKSPQQSKPTAEFKLNSKSRQKLILKEGKQLSMVLNHPAFQADPLGSIHQHLLSTQPVAEEKPKKKMNKNGGKKVKGKKSKSLTTPQSMDF